A stretch of Blautia liquoris DNA encodes these proteins:
- the plsY gene encoding glycerol-3-phosphate 1-O-acyltransferase PlsY, producing MERIICLIIGYCCGLFQTSYYYGKMHGIDIRQHGSGNAGTTNALRTLGKRAGIITLVGDCLKCMLAVWIVRLIYGRTYPDMIRLLGLYASAGTILGHNFPFYLKFKGGKGIAATAGMIISFDWRITLIEIVVFFGTFFITHYVSLGSLLVYVFFIILVVIMGQTGTLMIPRQYIMETYVLVILLALLAFWQHRKNIVKLHNGTENKTYLKKEKTGDDSNIEESDS from the coding sequence ATGGAACGAATTATTTGCTTAATCATAGGATATTGCTGTGGTTTATTTCAGACTTCTTATTATTATGGAAAGATGCATGGTATTGATATAAGACAACATGGGAGTGGCAATGCAGGTACAACGAACGCTCTTCGCACGCTGGGCAAAAGAGCTGGTATTATCACTTTAGTAGGGGACTGCCTAAAATGTATGCTTGCAGTATGGATTGTTCGTCTGATCTATGGAAGAACCTATCCTGATATGATTCGGCTACTGGGCTTGTATGCGTCAGCAGGAACGATACTCGGACACAATTTTCCTTTTTACCTGAAGTTTAAAGGAGGTAAGGGAATTGCTGCTACTGCCGGTATGATAATTTCTTTTGACTGGAGAATTACTCTTATAGAAATCGTAGTATTTTTCGGTACCTTTTTTATCACACATTATGTTTCGCTGGGATCACTTCTGGTATATGTATTCTTTATTATACTGGTAGTCATCATGGGACAGACGGGAACTCTTATGATTCCACGCCAGTACATAATGGAAACTTATGTGTTGGTGATTTTACTGGCACTATTGGCTTTCTGGCAGCACAGGAAAAATATCGTAAAGCTTCATAATGGCACAGAGAATAAAACATATCTAAAAAAAGAAAAGACGGGTGATGACTCTAATATAGAAGAGTCAGATTCCTGA
- the der gene encoding ribosome biogenesis GTPase Der: MSKPIVAIVGRPNVGKSTLFNALAGEKISIVKDTPGVTRDRIYADVSWLDYNFTLIDTGGIEPDSSDMILKSMREQAQIAIDTADVIIFLTDVRQGLLDADAKVCDMLRRSGKPVLLVVNKVDNFDKFLMDTYEFYNLGIGDPIPVSAASKLGLGDMLDEVVKHFNDTALGEEEDEIPGIAIIGKPNVGKSSIINKLLGENRVIVSDIAGTTRDAIDTVIRHNGNDYNFIDTAGLRRKNKVKEELERYSIIRTVSAVERADIAVLVIDAKEGVSEQDAKIVGIAHDRGKGIIVAVNKWDDVEKNNKTVSEYTNKVRQILSFIPYAEILFISAKTGQRLAKLFDIIDMVLENQTMRVQTGVLNEIMTEAVALQQPPSDRGRRLKLYYMTQVSVKPPTFVIFVNDKELMHFSYTRYLENRIRDAFGFKGTALRFIIRERKEK, translated from the coding sequence CACTCCGGGGGTGACGCGTGACCGGATCTATGCAGACGTCAGTTGGCTGGATTATAATTTTACATTGATTGATACGGGAGGAATTGAACCGGACAGCAGTGATATGATATTAAAGAGTATGCGCGAGCAGGCCCAGATTGCCATTGATACTGCTGATGTCATAATCTTTCTTACCGATGTCAGACAGGGTCTTTTGGATGCGGACGCTAAAGTATGTGATATGCTTCGGCGCAGCGGCAAGCCAGTTCTTCTGGTTGTAAATAAGGTGGATAATTTTGATAAGTTTCTGATGGACACTTATGAATTCTATAATCTGGGCATTGGTGATCCCATACCGGTATCAGCTGCATCAAAACTGGGTCTGGGTGATATGCTGGATGAGGTAGTGAAACATTTTAATGATACTGCTTTGGGGGAAGAAGAGGACGAAATTCCCGGCATTGCCATTATTGGAAAGCCTAATGTGGGGAAGTCTTCCATTATCAATAAACTTCTCGGGGAGAATCGTGTGATTGTATCTGACATAGCCGGAACAACGAGGGATGCAATTGATACAGTAATCAGACACAATGGCAATGATTACAACTTCATTGATACAGCAGGTCTACGAAGAAAAAACAAGGTAAAGGAAGAACTGGAACGATATAGCATCATCCGAACAGTATCGGCAGTAGAACGTGCGGATATCGCAGTTCTCGTTATAGATGCAAAGGAAGGGGTATCGGAACAGGATGCCAAAATTGTTGGAATCGCACATGACCGGGGAAAGGGAATCATTGTCGCAGTGAATAAATGGGACGATGTGGAGAAAAATAATAAGACAGTTTCCGAATATACCAATAAGGTGAGACAAATTCTCTCTTTTATTCCTTATGCGGAGATCTTATTTATTTCGGCAAAGACAGGGCAAAGACTGGCAAAACTCTTTGATATTATTGATATGGTACTTGAAAACCAGACTATGAGGGTGCAGACTGGTGTCTTGAATGAGATTATGACTGAAGCAGTGGCGCTGCAGCAGCCGCCTTCGGACCGTGGAAGACGTCTGAAATTATATTATATGACGCAGGTTTCGGTAAAGCCGCCGACATTTGTTATCTTTGTAAATGATAAAGAACTGATGCATTTTTCTTATACCAGATATCTGGAGAATCGTATCAGAGATGCTTTCGGATTCAAGGGCACGGCTTTACGATTTATTATCAGGGAACGGAAGGAAAAATAA
- a CDS encoding aldo/keto reductase, giving the protein MSSEASDFILNDNHTMPKTGLGVYKIQKDDDAMRAVTAAVEAGYRLIDTASVYKNEEIIGRAINNCGLPRQDLFITSKVWNTAQRMGDIEGAFRRSLDRMKINYFDLYMIHWPVPGCYTETWKALEKLRQSGDIKSIGVSNFGIHHLEHLFESTGVIPAVNQIEYHPLWSRKELVKYCQSRGIVVQAYAPLARGAYSDNKLLKQIGAKYNKSAVQVGLHWLIQQDIGILPKSVHEDRIRDNIDIYDFELTESEMTAIDALDEHLRTASIPSDMIGTDVE; this is encoded by the coding sequence ATGTCATCGGAAGCATCAGACTTTATATTAAATGATAATCATACCATGCCGAAAACTGGTCTTGGGGTCTACAAAATTCAAAAGGATGACGATGCGATGCGGGCGGTTACTGCTGCTGTAGAGGCAGGTTACCGTTTAATTGACACGGCCTCAGTATATAAGAATGAAGAAATCATAGGCAGGGCAATTAATAACTGCGGTCTGCCCAGGCAAGATTTATTTATAACATCAAAGGTTTGGAATACGGCCCAGAGGATGGGCGATATAGAAGGTGCTTTTCGTCGCTCACTTGACAGGATGAAAATCAACTATTTCGATCTCTATATGATTCACTGGCCGGTTCCCGGCTGTTATACTGAAACCTGGAAAGCACTTGAGAAACTTCGGCAGTCCGGTGACATAAAATCCATCGGTGTCAGTAACTTTGGAATCCATCATCTCGAACATCTGTTCGAAAGCACAGGGGTTATACCCGCTGTCAATCAGATTGAATATCATCCTCTCTGGAGCAGAAAAGAATTAGTAAAATACTGTCAAAGCAGGGGAATTGTGGTCCAGGCATACGCCCCACTGGCAAGAGGTGCCTATTCAGACAACAAGCTTCTAAAACAGATTGGTGCTAAATACAACAAAAGCGCTGTTCAGGTAGGCTTGCATTGGCTGATTCAACAAGACATTGGCATTTTGCCAAAATCAGTTCACGAAGATCGTATCCGAGATAATATTGATATTTATGATTTTGAACTGACAGAAAGTGAGATGACAGCCATAGATGCACTGGATGAACATCTGAGAACCGCCAGCATTCCAAGTGATATGATCGGAACGGATGTAGAATAA
- the cooS gene encoding anaerobic carbon-monoxide dehydrogenase catalytic subunit, translated as MSEFKMTTVEELEAATDRLLETGAKVGADAWQFRVKNQTPHCKFGETGVCCKICTMGPCRVTKKSPRGVCGCDVHGIVARNFLRFTAAGSATHSDHGREICNTLYQTAEDGNYKVKDPEKLLRIAKEWEIDTEGRDIYDVAHDVAYTALTEYGKPFGTQRFLKRAPKHTQELWEKNELAPHAIDREVSRSLHMTHMGCSSKPAPLIKQSIRSGLADGWGGSMMGTEFSDVMFGTPKPIDTEANLGVMSEENVNIVVHGHDPSLSEMICEYADDPKMIAYAKEKGAKGITVSGICCTSNEVAMRRGVPMAGNFLQQENIVLTGACEAIVVDVQCIFPALGPLSKCFHTKFVTTSPVAQMPDSDFIRFDAKTAAENAKEIIKMAIDNFENRKPELVHIPKLKQKATVGYSTEAIVKVLDGVANTQVDEMGTTKPLIECITSGVIRGAVAMVGCNNPKIRPDYAHVELMKKLIANDIIIISSGCSAQAAAKVGLMDKRAKDLCGAGLKRVCELADIPPVLHMGSCVDISRMVILASSLAKDSGLNISQLPVVGCAPEWMSEKAVSIGNYVVGTGIDTFLGIDPCVSGSDEVVDLLTGGTKDWVEASFTVEKDIDKLGDKMIERIEEKRNALGI; from the coding sequence ATGAGTGAATTCAAAATGACGACAGTTGAAGAACTTGAGGCTGCAACCGATCGCCTGCTGGAGACAGGTGCAAAAGTTGGTGCAGATGCATGGCAGTTTCGAGTTAAAAATCAGACACCGCACTGTAAGTTTGGCGAGACAGGTGTCTGCTGCAAAATCTGTACAATGGGGCCGTGTCGTGTTACAAAAAAATCGCCCAGAGGCGTCTGCGGGTGTGATGTGCACGGAATCGTGGCAAGAAATTTTCTGAGGTTTACGGCAGCCGGATCGGCAACACATTCTGATCATGGACGTGAAATCTGCAACACACTGTATCAGACGGCAGAGGATGGAAACTACAAAGTTAAGGATCCGGAGAAACTGCTTCGGATTGCAAAAGAGTGGGAAATTGACACCGAGGGCAGAGATATCTATGATGTGGCTCACGATGTTGCGTATACAGCGCTTACCGAGTATGGGAAACCTTTTGGTACCCAGAGATTTTTAAAAAGAGCTCCAAAACATACACAGGAACTTTGGGAGAAGAATGAACTTGCACCACACGCAATTGATCGTGAGGTTTCCAGATCCTTACATATGACCCATATGGGCTGCTCTTCGAAACCGGCGCCTCTTATTAAGCAGTCGATTCGAAGTGGACTTGCCGATGGATGGGGCGGTTCTATGATGGGAACCGAATTCTCGGATGTCATGTTCGGAACACCAAAGCCAATAGATACAGAGGCAAACTTAGGTGTTATGTCAGAGGAAAATGTCAACATCGTAGTACACGGTCACGATCCCTCACTTTCTGAGATGATCTGTGAATATGCGGATGATCCCAAAATGATTGCTTATGCAAAAGAAAAGGGAGCAAAAGGGATCACTGTTTCTGGGATATGTTGTACCTCCAATGAAGTGGCGATGCGGCGGGGAGTGCCGATGGCAGGCAATTTCCTTCAGCAGGAAAATATCGTACTGACAGGTGCCTGTGAGGCGATCGTTGTGGATGTTCAGTGTATATTCCCGGCACTGGGGCCATTGAGTAAATGCTTCCATACGAAGTTTGTGACAACCTCACCAGTTGCACAGATGCCGGATTCAGATTTCATCCGTTTTGATGCGAAAACAGCGGCTGAAAATGCAAAAGAGATCATCAAGATGGCCATTGATAATTTTGAGAATCGAAAACCAGAACTTGTTCATATCCCTAAACTGAAACAGAAAGCTACCGTGGGATATTCAACCGAGGCAATCGTCAAAGTACTTGACGGCGTAGCCAACACACAGGTAGACGAGATGGGAACAACCAAACCGTTGATTGAATGTATCACATCCGGTGTGATTCGCGGTGCAGTGGCTATGGTTGGATGTAATAATCCAAAAATACGCCCGGATTATGCACATGTCGAACTGATGAAAAAGCTGATTGCAAACGATATAATTATTATTTCATCTGGTTGTTCTGCTCAGGCGGCTGCAAAAGTCGGACTGATGGATAAAAGAGCTAAAGATCTCTGCGGTGCCGGACTTAAAAGGGTCTGTGAACTTGCAGATATCCCCCCGGTACTGCATATGGGTTCCTGTGTGGACATCAGTCGTATGGTGATTCTTGCATCGTCACTGGCTAAAGATTCAGGTCTTAATATTTCACAGCTTCCTGTTGTCGGCTGTGCACCAGAATGGATGTCCGAAAAAGCGGTCTCTATCGGAAACTATGTAGTAGGAACCGGAATAGACACTTTCCTTGGAATTGACCCCTGTGTCAGTGGGTCGGATGAGG
- a CDS encoding NAD(P)H-dependent glycerol-3-phosphate dehydrogenase, whose product MAKISVLGAGSWGTALAWLLHNNGHDVMIWSVMKDEVEALDRDHENKKKLPGVILPQDMILTSDLEAACSGQDLLVTAVASPYIRSTAHSMKPYVKKGQLIVNVAKGIEEHSLKTLSDIIEEEIPQAVVTVLSGPSHAEEVGKGIPTTIVAGAKKEEVAEYIQELFMSPVFRVYTSPDVLGIEIGAALKNVIALAAGIADGLGYGDNTKAALITRGIAEISRLAEAMGARSETLFGLSGIGDLVVTCSSRHSRNRKAGYLIGQGRTMKQAMDEVSMIVEGVYSAKAGLELSEKYKIDMPITLAVNEVLFNNKPAAEAVNDLMLRDKKMEIEADLWEK is encoded by the coding sequence ATGGCAAAAATTAGTGTTTTAGGGGCAGGAAGCTGGGGAACCGCTCTTGCGTGGCTTCTGCATAATAATGGCCATGATGTGATGATCTGGTCTGTCATGAAGGATGAGGTGGAAGCCCTTGACAGAGATCATGAAAACAAGAAAAAACTTCCCGGAGTGATTCTTCCACAAGATATGATACTCACAAGCGATCTGGAAGCTGCCTGCAGCGGGCAGGATCTCCTGGTAACTGCGGTGGCTTCTCCGTATATTCGATCAACGGCACATTCAATGAAGCCTTATGTAAAGAAAGGTCAGTTGATTGTAAACGTGGCCAAGGGGATCGAAGAACATTCATTGAAGACGCTGAGTGATATTATTGAAGAGGAGATACCTCAGGCAGTGGTGACGGTACTTTCCGGACCAAGTCACGCGGAAGAAGTGGGAAAAGGAATTCCGACCACAATTGTCGCAGGTGCAAAGAAAGAAGAAGTAGCTGAATACATTCAGGAACTGTTCATGAGCCCTGTCTTTCGTGTCTATACCAGCCCGGATGTGCTGGGGATTGAGATTGGAGCGGCGCTTAAGAATGTCATCGCTTTAGCAGCTGGAATTGCCGATGGTCTCGGATATGGTGATAACACAAAAGCAGCACTGATAACCAGAGGAATTGCCGAGATTTCAAGACTTGCAGAAGCGATGGGTGCCAGAAGCGAGACACTATTTGGATTGTCTGGTATTGGTGATCTTGTAGTCACATGTTCCAGCAGACATAGCCGAAACAGAAAAGCTGGTTATCTGATTGGTCAGGGAAGAACGATGAAACAGGCAATGGATGAAGTCTCAATGATTGTCGAGGGAGTTTACTCCGCAAAGGCGGGACTTGAATTATCCGAGAAGTATAAGATCGATATGCCAATTACATTGGCAGTAAATGAAGTACTCTTCAACAATAAACCTGCAGCAGAGGCAGTGAATGATCTGATGCTGCGGGATAAAAAAATGGAAATTGAAGCCGATCTCTGGGAGAAATAA
- a CDS encoding cobalt transporter, producing MHILNDENGNPIAHGGQDKEHPSRTKKEENIALLQFMLSHNEHHAEELEEMAHQLKEQGMGDAAKKISEAVENFNEGNKRLSLALTLVKR from the coding sequence ATGCATATATTAAATGATGAGAATGGGAATCCGATTGCTCACGGAGGACAAGACAAGGAACACCCATCTCGTACAAAAAAAGAGGAGAACATTGCTTTGCTTCAGTTTATGCTTTCACATAATGAGCATCATGCCGAGGAACTTGAAGAGATGGCTCATCAGCTGAAAGAGCAGGGAATGGGTGATGCTGCTAAGAAGATTTCAGAGGCGGTAGAGAATTTCAATGAAGGAAATAAACGACTGAGCCTTGCACTGACACTGGTGAAAAGATAA
- a CDS encoding CooT family nickel-binding protein has translation MCLATVYKDNDDTTAICKNVSRIDVDGDFVRIRDILGDEMRLQGKILMVDLANSIVKLQCD, from the coding sequence ATGTGCCTTGCTACAGTATATAAGGATAATGATGATACAACAGCAATCTGTAAAAACGTGTCCAGAATCGATGTCGATGGAGATTTTGTGCGAATTAGGGATATTCTGGGTGACGAGATGAGACTTCAGGGAAAGATTCTCATGGTCGACTTGGCAAACAGTATTGTAAAACTGCAATGCGATTAA
- a CDS encoding methylenetetrahydrofolate reductase, producing MKLTDIMKKRTMFSFEVFPPKTDEAMVKLGKTLEHLYEFKPDYISCTYGAGGSNVGRNLEVCKKIKEADNDTIPVTHFTCVGNTKEGVKEQLQNYLDNGINHMLALRGDLPYGWTGTNGDFAYATDLLAYVRKEFGDQFEIAVSGSPEGHITCGTLEADIAHLKQKQDEGADYIMTQLTYDMEQFKYWFDTIRKAGITLPVDVGVMPVVNKDSVINMCLSRNGSAIPRKLAEIISHHWFDKDPDGNPLPEVKEAFREEGINYTVNQLHEYMAIGVDGIHLYAMNTWKNSTEILNRAGIRTLVN from the coding sequence ATGAAGCTTACGGATATTATGAAGAAGAGGACGATGTTCTCTTTTGAAGTATTTCCGCCGAAGACAGATGAGGCCATGGTTAAGCTTGGCAAGACCCTGGAACACCTCTATGAATTCAAACCTGACTATATTTCGTGTACCTATGGGGCAGGTGGAAGCAATGTGGGAAGAAACCTGGAAGTCTGTAAGAAAATTAAAGAGGCTGATAATGATACAATTCCTGTCACTCACTTTACATGTGTGGGAAACACAAAAGAAGGTGTGAAAGAGCAGCTCCAGAATTATCTGGACAATGGTATTAATCATATGCTGGCTCTTCGAGGGGATCTCCCTTATGGATGGACGGGAACGAATGGAGATTTTGCATATGCGACAGATTTACTCGCATATGTGAGAAAAGAATTTGGCGATCAATTCGAGATTGCGGTATCGGGATCTCCGGAAGGACATATCACATGCGGAACACTTGAGGCCGATATTGCACATTTAAAACAGAAACAAGATGAAGGAGCTGACTATATCATGACACAGCTCACTTATGATATGGAACAATTTAAGTACTGGTTTGATACGATTCGAAAGGCGGGAATTACACTTCCGGTCGATGTAGGTGTGATGCCTGTAGTGAATAAAGATTCTGTTATCAATATGTGTCTATCCCGCAACGGATCAGCAATACCGAGAAAACTTGCGGAGATCATCTCACATCACTGGTTTGATAAAGATCCAGATGGAAATCCACTTCCGGAAGTAAAAGAGGCCTTTCGGGAAGAAGGAATTAATTACACTGTAAACCAGCTTCATGAATATATGGCGATCGGTGTCGATGGAATCCATCTGTATGCAATGAACACATGGAAGAACAGTACTGAAATTTTGAACCGTGCGGGGATTCGCACATTGGTAAATTAA